A single Garra rufa chromosome 9, GarRuf1.0, whole genome shotgun sequence DNA region contains:
- the LOC141342667 gene encoding hepcidin-1-like — protein sequence MKFTRVALAVAVVMACVCFLQTTADTFMPRTKDEHHVEIETLQVNEPLTETAPEQMNPLALLRPLRTFSPRVICTYCCNCCENKGCGYCCE from the exons ATGAAGTTCACACGTGTGGCTCTCGCTGTTGCAGTTGTCATGGCATGCGTCTGCTTCCTGCAGACAACAGCTGATACCTTCATGCCG AGGACTAAAGATGAGCATCATGTGGAGATTGAAACTCTACAAGTGAATGAGCCTCTGACTGAAACTGCACCGGAACAAATGAATCCACTG GCATTGCTCCGGCCACTTCGTACCTTTTCGCCCAGGGTAATATGCACATACTGCTGCAACTGCTGCGAAAACAAAGGCTGTGGATACTGCTGCGAATAG